In one Triplophysa rosa linkage group LG13, Trosa_1v2, whole genome shotgun sequence genomic region, the following are encoded:
- the ids gene encoding iduronate 2-sulfatase, which yields MFVKTPTWLFVLILHLWEQDVFGTGNKQFNILYLMADDLRPTLGCYSDPVVKSPNIDQLASVSKVFYNAYAQQAVCAPSRVSFLTSRRPDTTKLYDFNSYWRVHAGNYTTLPQYFKSNGYTTLSVGKVFHPGIASNHSDDYPYSWSVPPYHPPSFKYEKGKVCKNKDGTLHTNLLCAVNVSEMPLGTLPDMENTAEAIRLLESMKQSITLFFLAVGFYKPHVPFRIPKEYLKLYPIESMSIVPDPYVPKKLPSVAYNPWTDLRRREDVQALNLSFPYGPIPKDFQLQIRQHYFASVSYMDTQVGKVLNALDDLGLSSNTIVVFSSDHGWSLGEHGEWAKYSNFDVATRVPLIVFKPGVTSPLPQPGENTFPFIDVFQNTQERFGKGQGVESMVELVDVFPTLSNLAGLRPVRRCPPRSFEMELCTEGSNLAHLIRNPERYPSREGYSFSQYPRPSDSIQENSDLPDLADIRIMGYSIRSLDYRYTLWVGFDPGQCLHNMTDLHAGELYILAEDPGQDNNVFNEFEHGTVLHKLGMQRSWPDSLKHHVMYFSNSFKSNVL from the exons ATGTTTGTTAAAACTCCCACgtggttgtttgttttaattttacacCTTTGGGAGCAGGATGTTTTTGGAACAGGTAACAAACAGTTTAACATCCTGTATTTAATGGCTGATGATTTGAGACCAACATTAGGCTGCTACTCTGATCCAGTGGTCAAGTCACCAAACATCGATCAGCTCGCGTCTGTGAGCAAAGTCTTTTATAACGCATATGCACAG CAAGCTGTTTGCGCGCCTAGTCGGGTGTCGTTTCTAACGAGTCGAAGACCTGACACCACAAAGCTGTACGATTTCAACTCCTACTGGCGAGTGCATGCGGGAAACTACACAACACTTCCTCAGTACTTTAAGTCTAATGGATACACCACACTATCAGTGGGAAAAGTTTTTCATCCAG GCATTGCCTCCAACCACTCGGATGATTACCCGTACAGCTGGTCTGTACCGCCGTATCATCCTCCctcttttaaatatgaaaaggggaag GTTTGTAAAAATAAGGATGGCACACTACACACTAATTTGCTGTGCGCCGTGAATGTGTCGGAAATGCCTCTGGGAACTCTTCCTGACATGGAGAACACAGCAGAGGCCATACGGCTCCTCGAGTCTATGAAACAATCCATCACTCTTTTCTTCCTGGCTGTTGGCTTCTATAAACCGCATGTTCCTTTCCGAATCCCAAAG GAGTACCTAAAGCTTTATCCGATTGAAAGCATGAGTATTGTTCCTGACCCATATGTTCCCAAGAAACTTCCTAGTGTGGCTTACAACCCCTGGACTGACCTCCGCAGAAGGGAAGATGTACAGGCTTTAAACCTTAGCTTTCCGTATGGCCCCATTCCTAAAGACTTTCAG TTGCAGATTCGACAGCACTACTTTGCTTCTGTGTCATATATGGATACTCAAGTGGGAAAAGTTCTAAACGCTCTGGACGATCTCGGCCTCTCCAGTAACACTATAGTGGTGTTCAGCTCTGATCATG GTTGGTCATTAGGAGAACACGGCGAGTGGGCCAAGTACAGCAACTTTGATGTGGCCACCCGGGTGCCATTGATCGTATTTAAGCCAGGTGTGACCTCACCTTTACCCCAGCCTGGAGAGAATACGTTCCCCTTCATCGACGTGTTTCAGAACACACAGGAGCGGTTTGGCAAAG gtcAAGGGGTTGAAAGTATGgtggagctggtggatgttttTCCCACTCTGTCGAACCTGGCCGGCCTGCGCCCTGTGCGCCGTTGCCCTCCTCGATCTTTCGAGATGGAGCTGTGCACCGAGGGCTCAAACCTGGCCCATCTCATTCGCAACCCAGAAAGATACCCCAGCAGAGAGGGTTACTCATTCAGTCAGTACCCCCGGCCCTCAGACTCCATCCAGGAGAACTCGGACCTGCCTGATCTAGCTGATATCCGCATCATGGGCTACTCGATTCGCTCTTTGGACTATCGCTACACTTTATGGGTGGGCTTTGACCCGGGCCAATGTCTGCATAACATGACGGACCTCCACGCAGGTGAACTGTACATCCTAGCCGAAGACCCGGGACAGGACAACAATGTGTTTAATGAGTTTGAGCATGGCACAGTATTGCATAAACTCGGCATGCAAAGGTCATGGCCGGACAGTCTAAAGCATCACGTAATGTATTTCAGCAACAGTTTCAAATCAAACGTGCTGTGA